Below is a window of Gilliamella sp. ESL0405 DNA.
TAAACTAAAAGAAACAATACAAACCAATTATTCAGATGAAAACAATTCAAAAATAGACAAGACAATAACTTGCTCTTTCTCTGATTATAATGAATATGGAGATTGGACAAAAGGCCAATGTATTAAAAATGGTAATATTGATTTAGGTACTATTACGCGAAAATTAGAATATTAATAATAAAAAAGAATATAGATGAAAAAACTAGGTACTCGAATTTTTGTACCTAGTTAATAATTTAACCTATAAAGGTTCGCAATATTTTTTATTAACAACTACATCTCTAAACTTCTTTTTATCAGTAAAACTTCGACTAATATTAGTACATAAATCCGTAAAATTATCTGTGTCATTATTTGATTTATAGAAAAATGGTTTAATACTTACATAATTTTCATGTTCAAATATTGTTTCTAATAAAACACCGTCTGAGGTGGCACAAGAATGACCCCAAATATAAACTTGATACATATCTTGCTTTAGAAAAGTTAATAAATCTTTATCATTAGAATTCAATAAATAATGCAGTGATTTTGAATATTTCAAATATCGATTATCATTTTTATTTTCTAATTCTAATATGAATTATCTAATTCATCGCCATATCCAAATACAATCGGATTATCTAGATTGCCCAGTTTGCCATGTATTTGGAGATGTTTTGCTTTAATCTCAGGTGATAGGTATTGCTCAATGGTATTAGTGTAATTGAAATTTAAAAATAAAGTTTCAGTAACCTGATAAGATAATGGTAGTTTTGTGTTCGTAGCTAAACCTTTTAAACTTGGTTTTTGATTTAAAAATTCTAATTTGTTATTCAATTCTAGCTTTAGAATAGTTTTTCATCTTTATCTAATTGATTTAATGTGAGAACGTTGGTTTTGATGATGATATCAAAACCATACACTCAGTCCTCACATTTTATATAGCGAAATTTACTCTACTGTCACCGATTTTGCTAAATTTCTTGGCTGATCGACATCGGTACCTTTAATTAAGGCGACGTGATATGCCAGTAATTGGGTTGGTACCGTGTAGTAGATTGGTGCGGTAAGCTCTTCGATATGAGGTAAATTGATGATATGCATAGTGTCGTCGCTGACAAAACCGGCGTCTTGCTCTGCAAAAACGTAAAGTTGACCGCCACGTGCTCGCACCTCTTCAATGTTGGATTTTAATTTTTCCAGCATTTCATTGGTCGGTGCCATAACAATGACTGGCATATTGGCATCAATCAACGCTAAAGGACCATGTTTAAGTTCGCCAGCGGCATAAGCTTCGGCATGGATATAAGAGATCTCTTTAAGTTTTAACGCTGCTTCCATGGCAATTGGGTACTCATCCCCACGACCTAAAAATAGTGCATGATTTTTATCAACAAACTTTTCAGCAAGTTTTTTAATTTCAGGCTCCGCCATTAATACTTGTTCGATGCGATTAGGTAAGGTTTGTAAGGCATGGACAATCGCTTGTTCAGTGATTTGCGCCATGTTATTTAAGCGTCCCAATTTAGCCACTAATAACAGTAATACAGTCAATTGCGTGGTAAAAGCTTTGGTTGATGCTACACCAATTTCAACCCCAGCTTTAGTGAGCAAAACTAAATCGGCTTCACGTACTAGCGTAGAGGCAGCGACGTTACAAATCGCTAAAGTGCAAAGATAGTTATTTTCTTTGGCAAGTCTTAGTGCTGCCAGTGTATCGGCTGTTTCGCCTGACTGAGAAAGGGTGATAAATAAACTGTTTTTGCGCCGAGCCGGTTTGCGATAGCGAAATTCTGAGGCAATTTCGACATCACACGGGATTCCGGCCAAAGCTTCAAACCAATAACGAGCAACCATTCCGGCGTTATAAGCAGTGCCACAGGCAACAATTTGCACATGCTCAATTTGATTAAGGATTGCTTGCGCTTCTTCGCCTAGCTCTGATAAATCCACTTCGCCATGTGCCATGCGTCCTTCCAAAGTATTTTTTATGGCGTTAGGTTGTTCGTAGATCTCTTTTTGCATGTAATGGTTATAACCCGCTTTACTCCCCGCATCGTATTTTGCTTCTGACTCAATACAGGGGCGGGTAACTTCATTATGATTTTTATCTAAAATTGTGACCGTGCGGTGAGTAATAAGGGCAATATCGTCTTCTTCTAAATAGATAAATTGACGAGTAACCGGTAAAAGCGCAAGTTGATCAGAGGCGATAAAATTTTCACCCACACCACAACCAATCACCAATGGACTACCTGAGCGAGCAGCCACAAGGATATCTGGATTGCGGGTATCCATAATTACCGTACCATAGGCGCCTCTTAGTTGCGGTATGGCTTTTTGTACGGCTTCTAATAACGGGCAATCTTCAGTGGTAATAATGTGATGAATTAGGTGGGCAATCACTTCGGTGTCTGTTTCAGAACGAAACTGATAGCCTTTAGCAATTAACTGTTCACGTAGTGGCTCAAAGTTTTCAATAATGCCATTATGTACAACAGCGATAAAATCAGATACATGTGGATGGGCATTGTGTTCGGCCGGTTCTCCATGGGTTGCCCAGCGTGTGTGGGCAATACCGGTGGCACCTTTAATAGGATGCTGTTCGACGGCATCTTTTAGTGCTTGCACTTTACCAACACGTCGAACGCGTTGTAACTCGCCTGCCGGGGAAATAATTGCAAGTCCTGCTGAATCATAACCACGATACTCAAGTCGTTTTAATCCTTCTAATAGAATTTCTGCAACATCACGTTTGGCAATGGCGCCAACAATTCCACACATTGTTTATTCCTCGTTCGATAACTTAGACGGTCTTTTCCAACCAGCAAGTTGTTTTTGTTTAACCCGGCTTACGACTAACTCGTTTTCGTTTACATCGCTTGTTACCGTCGTTCCGGCAGCTATGGTTGCACCTTTGCCAATTTTCACCGGGGCAATCAATTGGCTGTCAGATCCAACGAAAACATCATCTTCAATAATCGTTTTAAATTTATTGGCACCGTCATAATTACAGGTGATTGTACCTGCGCCAATATTGACATTATCACCAATTTCACTATCGCCCAGATAAGTTAAGTGGCCTGCTTTAGTGCCTTTACCTAAATGCGCTTTTTTCAGTTCGACAAAGTTACCTACATGGGCTTGCTCGTCAAGGGTGGAACCGGGTCTTAATCTGGCGAAAGGTCCAACTGTACAATGCTGAGCGATGTTAGCGTTGTCAATGATGCTATAAGGGCTGATATCGCAATTATCATCTATGGTGCAATTTTTTAAAATTGAGCCGGCACCAATTGTCACGTTATTGCCTAATTTAACTTCTCCTTCAATGATGACATTGCAGTCGATAATGACATCTTTACCATGAGTAAGCGTGCCTCGTAAATCGAAGCGACTTGGATCTTTTAACGTGACGCCTGCTTGCAATAGGTTTTGGGCTTGCTTAAGCTGATAATGGCGCTCTAATGTTGCTAATTGTAATCGATTATTCACACCTTCCACTTCAAACTGATCGGTCGGATGAGATGTGAGAATTTCATAACCATCTTGATGAGCAAAGCCAATAATATCAGTTAAATAGAACTCATTTTGTGCATTGTTATTGGTAAGTCTGGATAACCAATTTTTAAGTAGTTTTCCTGTTACTACCATAATGCCTGTGTTGACTTCATTAATTTTTTGCTGCTCCTTTGTGGCATCTTTTTGTTCGACAATAGCAACCACTTTACCGTTTTGTCGCTCAATGCGCCCGTAGCCGGTAGGATCATCAAGTATTACCGTCAATAGTGCAATACCTTGTTTAGGCTTACTGGCAATTAAGTTTTGTAGTGTAGCTGCCGAAATTAACGGGGTATCGCCATAAAGAATCAACACATCTTCATCATCTTGTATATTGGGTATCGCTTGTAAAACCGCATGTCCGGTGCCGAGCTGCTCAGCTTGGTAAACCAGTTGTAAATCTTGCTTTTGTAAGGCATCTTCAAGCTGTGTTTTACCATGCCCATAGACAATATTAATATGATTGATATTAAGTTGTTGTACTGTGTCGATAACATGTTGTAACATCGGCTTAGCGCCGATTGTATGTAATACTTTAGGTAGGTTAGAATACATCCGTGTGCCTTTTCCTGCCGCCAAAATAATAGCACTAAGTTTTGGAGGTGAAATTGCCATAATCAGTTCCGGTCTGGTTGAAAATAGTTTAATACTATAATCAAAGTTTGGTATGAAATCATCCCGAATGAATTAATTTTTCTCATAAAAAAAGTTATCGTGCAATTAACTAAGTGTTTATTAAAAGGAAGCATCGTTATGAACAGCATTATAAAAGTTTTATTACTCTATACCACACACGAAAAACAAACACTTAAAATCATGCAACGTATTAAAGCACAACTCGAAGGGAAATGTGATTGTGATCTTATTGAGTTAAAATCAGATAGCAAAATTGACCTAAGCCAATAT
It encodes the following:
- the glmS gene encoding glutamine--fructose-6-phosphate transaminase (isomerizing), producing the protein MCGIVGAIAKRDVAEILLEGLKRLEYRGYDSAGLAIISPAGELQRVRRVGKVQALKDAVEQHPIKGATGIAHTRWATHGEPAEHNAHPHVSDFIAVVHNGIIENFEPLREQLIAKGYQFRSETDTEVIAHLIHHIITTEDCPLLEAVQKAIPQLRGAYGTVIMDTRNPDILVAARSGSPLVIGCGVGENFIASDQLALLPVTRQFIYLEEDDIALITHRTVTILDKNHNEVTRPCIESEAKYDAGSKAGYNHYMQKEIYEQPNAIKNTLEGRMAHGEVDLSELGEEAQAILNQIEHVQIVACGTAYNAGMVARYWFEALAGIPCDVEIASEFRYRKPARRKNSLFITLSQSGETADTLAALRLAKENNYLCTLAICNVAASTLVREADLVLLTKAGVEIGVASTKAFTTQLTVLLLLVAKLGRLNNMAQITEQAIVHALQTLPNRIEQVLMAEPEIKKLAEKFVDKNHALFLGRGDEYPIAMEAALKLKEISYIHAEAYAAGELKHGPLALIDANMPVIVMAPTNEMLEKLKSNIEEVRARGGQLYVFAEQDAGFVSDDTMHIINLPHIEELTAPIYYTVPTQLLAYHVALIKGTDVDQPRNLAKSVTVE
- the glmU gene encoding bifunctional UDP-N-acetylglucosamine diphosphorylase/glucosamine-1-phosphate N-acetyltransferase GlmU; the encoded protein is MAISPPKLSAIILAAGKGTRMYSNLPKVLHTIGAKPMLQHVIDTVQQLNINHINIVYGHGKTQLEDALQKQDLQLVYQAEQLGTGHAVLQAIPNIQDDEDVLILYGDTPLISAATLQNLIASKPKQGIALLTVILDDPTGYGRIERQNGKVVAIVEQKDATKEQQKINEVNTGIMVVTGKLLKNWLSRLTNNNAQNEFYLTDIIGFAHQDGYEILTSHPTDQFEVEGVNNRLQLATLERHYQLKQAQNLLQAGVTLKDPSRFDLRGTLTHGKDVIIDCNVIIEGEVKLGNNVTIGAGSILKNCTIDDNCDISPYSIIDNANIAQHCTVGPFARLRPGSTLDEQAHVGNFVELKKAHLGKGTKAGHLTYLGDSEIGDNVNIGAGTITCNYDGANKFKTIIEDDVFVGSDSQLIAPVKIGKGATIAAGTTVTSDVNENELVVSRVKQKQLAGWKRPSKLSNEE
- a CDS encoding AbiH family protein, giving the protein MNNKLEFLNQKPSLKGLATNTKLPLSYQVTETLFLNFNYTNTIEQYLSPEIKAKHLQIHGKLGNLDNPIVFGYGDELDNSY